The following proteins are co-located in the Desulfovibrio legallii genome:
- a CDS encoding 4'-phosphopantetheinyl transferase superfamily protein, translated as MELFWVFWPDLAPFAAAAASRLTLARRQRMERYVAPAEQLRCLAAGLLLRRVLGVRHDQDLTLNPWGKPRLRRPGGLGFSLSHAGQYAVLAVGTPPLGVDVEPRLPPDQPLPLRGLHPAERRALEQQPQPEDFWLRLWTGKESLLKAVGLGLWRNPEEISLLPLQNGVYHWRNRPWLLTWRELPGHVLAVAARRPFASLTLTGLTPVDLLADTLPSPLRGFAAASV; from the coding sequence ATGGAACTGTTTTGGGTATTCTGGCCAGACTTGGCCCCTTTTGCCGCCGCAGCCGCATCGCGGCTTACGCTGGCGCGTCGTCAGCGTATGGAGCGGTATGTCGCTCCTGCGGAGCAGTTGCGCTGCCTTGCGGCAGGGTTGCTGCTGCGCCGTGTACTGGGTGTGCGCCACGACCAGGATCTGACTCTGAACCCTTGGGGCAAGCCGCGATTACGGCGGCCCGGCGGCCTTGGCTTCAGCCTGAGCCACGCGGGACAGTATGCGGTACTGGCTGTGGGAACGCCGCCGCTGGGCGTGGATGTGGAGCCGCGTCTGCCCCCTGACCAGCCCCTGCCCTTGCGCGGCCTGCACCCGGCGGAACGCCGGGCCCTGGAGCAGCAGCCACAGCCGGAGGATTTCTGGCTGCGCCTCTGGACAGGGAAGGAAAGCCTGCTCAAGGCCGTGGGTCTGGGCTTGTGGCGCAATCCTGAAGAAATCTCACTGCTGCCCTTGCAGAACGGCGTGTACCACTGGCGGAACCGGCCCTGGCTGCTGACCTGGCGGGAGCTGCCGGGCCATGTGCTGGCTGTGGCTGCCCGCCGTCCTTTTGCCTCCCTGACGCTGACAGGGCTGACCCCCGTCGACCTGCTGGCGGACACCCTCCCCTCGCCTTTGCGTGGTTTTGCGGCGGCGTCCGTCTGA
- a CDS encoding amino acid ABC transporter permease produces MQANWNWGIFFEQAPFGNVTYFSWLVDGFLTTAALFVCAWIVAFVAGSLFGILRTLPSRLFRTIGAAYVAIFRNIPLIVQFFIWYLSAPDLLPHDVSVWFKAELNPNIQFFILSTCALGFFTGARVCEQVRSGIQALSSGQRSAALALGLTLPQTYLYVLLPNAYRIIIPPLTSEMLNMVKNTAVASTIGLVELTSQANRLLEFSGYAYESFIAVTLAYVLLNFVVMRAMKLLENKMRLPSVSMGGKNA; encoded by the coding sequence ATGCAGGCAAATTGGAATTGGGGCATTTTTTTTGAACAGGCGCCGTTCGGCAACGTGACCTACTTCAGCTGGCTGGTGGACGGATTTCTGACCACAGCGGCCCTGTTTGTCTGTGCGTGGATTGTGGCTTTTGTGGCCGGATCGCTGTTCGGCATCCTCCGTACCCTGCCAAGTCGCCTTTTTCGCACCATTGGGGCCGCCTATGTGGCCATTTTTCGTAACATCCCTCTTATCGTCCAGTTTTTTATCTGGTACCTAAGCGCGCCGGACCTGCTGCCGCACGATGTAAGCGTATGGTTCAAAGCCGAACTTAATCCGAATATTCAATTTTTTATTTTATCCACCTGCGCCTTGGGCTTTTTTACCGGCGCGCGCGTCTGTGAGCAGGTGCGCTCCGGCATCCAGGCTCTTTCCAGCGGGCAGCGTTCCGCCGCCCTGGCCTTGGGCCTGACCCTGCCGCAGACCTATCTGTATGTGCTTTTGCCCAATGCCTACCGGATCATTATCCCGCCGCTCACTTCAGAGATGCTCAATATGGTCAAAAACACCGCCGTGGCCTCCACCATCGGCTTGGTGGAGCTGACCTCCCAGGCTAACCGGCTGTTGGAATTTTCCGGCTATGCCTACGAGTCCTTCATCGCCGTGACCCTGGCCTATGTCTTGCTGAATTTTGTGGTCATGCGGGCCATGAAACTTCTGGAGAACAAAATGCGGCTGCCCTCCGTGAGCATGGGAGGCAAAAATGCTTGA
- the gltK gene encoding glutamate/aspartate ABC transporter permease GltK, which produces MLDFGWSMIAQSLPLLAQGALVTLKITVTAVIMGMVLGTLLAVARISVFAPLRWFATLYVNCFRSIPLVMVLLWFYLIVPQVLSNVLNLSPQTDIRLVSAVVAFSAFEAAYYAEIIRAGMRSVSAGQGAAALALGMTRPQALVYVILPQAFRVMTPLLLTQGMILFQDTSLVYIIGLADFFRTATNIGKTTGFEINMVLLAGAGYFVVCFCVSLAVTTVKKRIKV; this is translated from the coding sequence ATGCTTGATTTTGGTTGGAGTATGATTGCCCAGAGCCTGCCCCTGCTGGCCCAGGGCGCTCTGGTTACCCTCAAGATCACGGTCACGGCTGTGATCATGGGCATGGTGCTGGGCACGCTGCTGGCTGTAGCGCGCATCTCGGTTTTTGCGCCCCTGCGCTGGTTTGCAACGCTTTACGTCAATTGCTTCCGCTCCATTCCTCTGGTGATGGTGCTGTTGTGGTTTTACCTCATTGTGCCGCAGGTGCTGAGCAACGTGCTCAACCTTTCGCCCCAGACGGACATCCGCCTGGTTTCGGCCGTGGTGGCCTTCAGCGCCTTTGAGGCGGCCTATTACGCGGAAATCATCCGGGCGGGCATGCGCAGCGTCTCCGCCGGGCAGGGGGCGGCCGCCCTGGCCCTGGGTATGACCAGGCCCCAGGCGCTTGTTTATGTGATCCTGCCCCAGGCCTTCCGCGTCATGACGCCCTTGCTGCTCACCCAGGGTATGATTCTGTTTCAGGATACATCCCTGGTTTACATCATCGGTCTGGCGGACTTTTTCCGCACGGCCACCAACATCGGCAAAACGACGGGCTTTGAAATCAACATGGTGCTGCTGGCGGGCGCGGGCTATTTTGTGGTCTGTTTCTGCGTTTCCCTGGCCGTGACCACGGTAAAAAAGAGAATAAAAGTATGA
- a CDS encoding glutamate/aspartate ABC transporter substrate-binding protein, which translates to MNWKKFALAALAALLLVPAQSGGTQAEELTGTLKKIKDTGIITVGHRESSVPFSYYDLQQNVVGYAQDYSDKVVAAVKKKLNMPNLKVRYVPITSQNRIPLLQNGTFDFECGSTTNNRERQQQVDFSNTFFIVGTRLLVDKNSGIKDFDDLKGKNVAVTAGTTSEKLLNKMNDEKKLGIHIISVKDHGDAFRTVESGRAVAFFIDDALLAGERAKAKNPAQWAIVGXPQSYEAYGCMVRKGDAPFKKLVDDVIAEMQLSGVAEKSYQRWFMQPIPPKGMNMNFEMSKEMRTLFKAPNDKALD; encoded by the coding sequence ATGAATTGGAAAAAATTTGCCCTGGCTGCTCTGGCGGCACTGCTGCTTGTGCCCGCGCAGAGCGGTGGGACCCAGGCCGAGGAATTGACCGGAACGCTAAAAAAAATCAAAGATACCGGCATTATAACAGTTGGGCATCGGGAATCTTCTGTGCCTTTTTCGTATTATGACCTGCAGCAGAACGTGGTGGGCTACGCTCAGGATTACTCCGACAAGGTCGTGGCCGCCGTCAAAAAAAAGCTGAATATGCCCAACCTCAAGGTGCGCTACGTGCCCATCACCTCGCAGAACCGCATCCCGCTGCTGCAGAACGGCACCTTCGACTTTGAATGCGGCTCCACCACCAACAACCGCGAGCGCCAGCAGCAGGTGGATTTTTCCAACACATTCTTCATTGTGGGCACGCGCCTTCTGGTGGACAAAAATTCCGGCATCAAAGATTTTGACGATCTCAAGGGCAAGAACGTGGCCGTCACTGCCGGCACCACTTCTGAAAAGCTGCTCAACAAGATGAATGACGAAAAAAAGCTGGGTATCCACATCATCAGCGTCAAAGACCACGGTGATGCCTTCCGTACGGTGGAATCGGGCCGCGCCGTGGCCTTCTTCATCGACGACGCCCTGCTGGCCGGCGAGCGCGCCAAGGCCAAAAACCCCGCCCAATGGGCCATCGTTGGCAYGCCCCAAAGCTATGAAGCCTACGGCTGCATGGTGCGCAAGGGGGATGCCCCCTTCAAGAAACTGGTGGACGACGTCATTGCCGAAATGCAGCTTTCCGGCGTGGCGGAAAAGTCTTATCAGCGTTGGTTCATGCAGCCCATCCCGCCCAAGGGGATGAACATGAACTTTGAAATGTCCAAAGAAATGAGGACGCTGTTTAAAGCGCCCAACGACAAGGCGTTGGATTAA
- a CDS encoding ABC transporter permease: protein METSAHPPVPAFSFRRMAGLDQALLLADDEWRHLDRLDPKLWMALSCPTEGLEFDTATLRLLDEDGDGRIRAADLLAAVAWVCQRVKRPSRLRERAPDLPLDNLREDTPEGAEVLAAARLVLATANAEGAATVAREQIAAALAAAAEYPYNGDGVLPPCSVPSAQADVARFISLGMAMAGAKRDDSGLPGLDLPLAQEIRARLQQARDWRAQVRGAELPLGAATEEAWTLLQKISPKIDDYFTRCRMADFAPAALPSLNEEGEAAADGEEALLSLETLRRRPLARIVPGRSLLDAARGVNPAWEEDLRAFGRLFAPLLPQKEGEAWSLDAATWRALKERFAPYAALLAQRPTQPAAPEEAAPATFARPDLPALAAAPAGDPLGRAFLPRAPQEALDAVTDADLDALLANNVWQGFLACLEREKAAPRLDSLRALEKLLLLHAHLYTLLMNFLSFADFYEPGQRAIFLAGTLYMDSRSCSLCVPVADVEGHMALAAQSHLCLLYCQCTRQTAQGATQTAQIAAALTAGGTAALVKGRHGVFVDNAGQIWDCALLRVVHNPISLKEAVWAPYVRFANLVGEQMQKLVAAKDKAVATATTKTAGSLASGAVAPTPPPAAAAAKPPFDIAKSAGIFAALSVGISMVSASFAYIAKSLFSLGWWWPLALAGLFVCISGPSTLLAWFKLRRRSLGPLLDASGWAVNTGAPINLSLGACLTREGSMPPGAQRSLDDPYGLPARLGQGRSRALTAVALILLLLGAALAASWVWRDNLPPWLGTRLPWAQSVAQQPDAAAKGDAAKKTAVKPEAATAKAAQKDTTDAAKTEGGQPEASAAQVDSKTGHKDKAAPAAAPSPLDKLLPLPKAP, encoded by the coding sequence ATGGAAACCTCCGCCCATCCTCCGGTTCCCGCCTTTTCTTTCCGGCGCATGGCCGGTCTGGATCAGGCCCTGCTGCTTGCCGACGACGAATGGCGTCACCTTGACCGCCTTGACCCCAAGCTCTGGATGGCTTTGAGCTGCCCCACCGAAGGGCTGGAATTTGACACCGCCACCCTGCGCCTGCTGGACGAAGACGGGGACGGACGCATCCGCGCCGCCGACCTGCTGGCCGCTGTGGCCTGGGTCTGCCAGCGGGTTAAACGCCCTTCCCGTCTGCGGGAGCGCGCCCCGGACCTGCCCCTGGACAACCTGCGCGAAGACACGCCTGAAGGCGCGGAAGTGCTGGCCGCCGCCCGCCTGGTGCTTGCCACGGCCAACGCGGAAGGCGCTGCGACAGTTGCGCGGGAGCAGATTGCCGCCGCTCTGGCCGCCGCCGCCGAATATCCCTACAACGGTGACGGCGTGCTGCCGCCCTGCTCCGTGCCGTCTGCTCAGGCGGATGTAGCCCGCTTCATTAGCCTGGGCATGGCCATGGCGGGAGCCAAACGTGACGATTCCGGCCTGCCCGGCCTTGATTTGCCTCTGGCCCAAGAGATCCGCGCCCGCCTGCAGCAGGCCCGGGACTGGCGTGCCCAGGTGCGTGGGGCCGAGCTGCCCCTGGGCGCAGCCACAGAAGAGGCTTGGACGCTGCTCCAAAAAATCTCCCCCAAGATCGACGATTATTTTACCCGTTGCCGGATGGCAGACTTTGCGCCCGCCGCCCTGCCCTCCCTCAATGAGGAAGGCGAAGCTGCCGCAGACGGCGAAGAGGCCCTGCTCTCGTTAGAGACCCTGCGGCGCCGCCCCCTGGCCCGCATTGTGCCGGGCCGTTCCCTGCTGGACGCCGCGCGTGGCGTGAATCCCGCCTGGGAGGAAGATTTGCGCGCTTTTGGCCGGCTTTTTGCGCCCCTGCTGCCGCAGAAAGAAGGCGAAGCATGGTCTCTGGACGCCGCAACCTGGCGCGCCCTCAAGGAACGCTTCGCGCCCTACGCCGCCCTGCTGGCCCAGCGCCCAACACAACCGGCCGCCCCCGAAGAGGCCGCGCCCGCAACTTTTGCCCGGCCCGACCTGCCCGCCCTGGCTGCTGCCCCTGCCGGCGACCCGCTGGGACGGGCTTTTTTACCCCGTGCGCCGCAGGAGGCCCTGGACGCCGTGACGGATGCGGATTTGGACGCTCTGCTTGCCAACAACGTATGGCAGGGCTTTCTGGCCTGCCTGGAGCGCGAAAAAGCCGCACCGCGTCTGGATTCCCTGCGCGCTCTGGAAAAGCTGCTGCTTCTGCACGCCCACCTCTATACCCTGCTCATGAACTTTCTTTCCTTTGCCGATTTTTATGAGCCGGGCCAGCGCGCCATTTTTCTGGCCGGCACGTTGTACATGGACAGCCGCTCCTGCTCCCTGTGCGTGCCCGTAGCCGATGTAGAAGGCCATATGGCCCTCGCCGCGCAAAGCCACCTTTGTCTGCTCTACTGCCAGTGCACCCGCCAGACCGCCCAGGGCGCGACGCAAACCGCACAGATCGCCGCCGCCCTGACCGCGGGGGGCACCGCCGCCCTGGTCAAAGGCCGCCACGGCGTGTTTGTGGACAATGCCGGGCAGATCTGGGACTGCGCCCTGCTGCGCGTGGTGCACAATCCCATCAGCCTCAAGGAAGCCGTGTGGGCCCCCTACGTACGCTTTGCCAATCTTGTGGGCGAGCAAATGCAAAAACTGGTGGCCGCCAAGGACAAAGCCGTGGCCACAGCCACGACCAAAACCGCCGGTTCCCTGGCTTCAGGAGCCGTGGCCCCCACGCCGCCACCGGCTGCGGCTGCGGCCAAACCGCCGTTTGACATAGCCAAGAGCGCGGGCATCTTCGCCGCCCTCAGCGTAGGCATCAGTATGGTCAGCGCCTCCTTCGCCTACATTGCCAAGTCCCTGTTCTCCCTGGGTTGGTGGTGGCCGCTGGCCCTGGCCGGGCTGTTTGTCTGCATTTCCGGCCCCTCCACCTTGCTGGCCTGGTTCAAGCTGCGGCGGCGCAGCCTTGGTCCTCTGCTGGACGCCTCCGGCTGGGCCGTCAACACAGGTGCGCCCATTAACCTGAGCCTGGGCGCCTGCCTCACGCGTGAAGGCAGCATGCCCCCCGGCGCGCAACGCTCACTGGACGATCCTTACGGCCTGCCTGCCCGCCTGGGCCAAGGCAGATCACGGGCCTTGACAGCCGTAGCGCTCATCCTGCTTCTGCTGGGCGCGGCCCTGGCCGCCAGCTGGGTCTGGCGAGACAATCTGCCCCCCTGGTTGGGCACGCGCCTGCCCTGGGCGCAAAGCGTTGCACAGCAACCAGACGCTGCCGCCAAGGGGGATGCGGCCAAAAAGACGGCTGTCAAACCAGAGGCCGCCACAGCCAAAGCCGCACAAAAGGATACAACGGATGCGGCCAAAACCGAGGGAGGCCAGCCGGAGGCCTCTGCGGCTCAGGTTGACTCCAAGACCGGACACAAGGACAAGGCCGCCCCAGCCGCTGCACCATCGCCCCTGGACAAGCTACTGCCGCTGCCCAAAGCCCCCTAA
- a CDS encoding Tim44 domain-containing protein, with translation MKRSVLLAALLVCCCALLLTVTETTEAARLGGGRSFGGKPFMSTPAPARPQTAPSRPGPAVNQNRPQQQQPAAGAARPGLFGGMGGLMGGLLAGTLIGSLLSGHGFAGGGFMDILIFGLLIYFGLKLFARFRRAPSPVGAGQGPAAADEPFRREGADGWGALRSTAAATGGTTEDAPPVSVPQGFDVEEFLRGAKMAYNRLQQAWDKRDMADIAQFATQAVQEEVRRQMEADPTSGSTELLLVNAHLLGVENDGPDQYAQVFFDVLLREDPAQQAPTSVREVWHFVRPVAGGMWKLDGIQQVEG, from the coding sequence ATGAAACGTAGCGTGCTTCTGGCCGCACTGCTGGTCTGCTGCTGTGCCCTCCTGCTTACTGTGACCGAAACCACGGAAGCCGCCCGGCTGGGCGGCGGACGTTCGTTTGGCGGCAAGCCGTTTATGAGCACACCCGCACCCGCCCGTCCTCAAACCGCCCCAAGCAGACCGGGCCCGGCCGTTAACCAGAACCGGCCACAGCAGCAACAGCCCGCTGCCGGCGCTGCCCGGCCCGGCCTTTTCGGCGGCATGGGCGGCCTCATGGGCGGGCTGCTGGCCGGCACGCTTATCGGTTCCCTGCTTTCGGGCCACGGTTTTGCCGGCGGTGGTTTTATGGACATCCTCATTTTCGGCCTGCTCATCTATTTTGGTCTGAAGCTCTTTGCCCGCTTCCGCAGAGCGCCGTCTCCGGTCGGGGCCGGTCAGGGGCCAGCCGCTGCGGACGAACCCTTCCGGCGTGAGGGCGCCGACGGTTGGGGCGCCTTGCGCAGCACGGCTGCGGCCACGGGCGGAACAACGGAAGACGCGCCGCCCGTTTCCGTTCCTCAGGGCTTTGATGTGGAAGAATTTCTGCGTGGGGCCAAGATGGCCTATAACCGCCTGCAGCAGGCCTGGGACAAACGAGATATGGCCGACATCGCTCAATTTGCCACCCAGGCTGTGCAGGAGGAAGTACGCCGCCAGATGGAGGCGGACCCTACCTCCGGCAGCACGGAGTTGCTCTTGGTCAACGCCCACCTGCTGGGCGTTGAGAACGACGGGCCGGACCAGTATGCCCAGGTCTTTTTTGATGTGCTGCTGCGGGAAGACCCCGCCCAGCAAGCGCCCACCTCCGTGCGTGAGGTATGGCACTTTGTGCGGCCCGTGGCGGGCGGCATGTGGAAGCTGGACGGCATTCAGCAGGTGGAAGGCTAA
- a CDS encoding 2-hydroxyacid dehydrogenase, which translates to MSQPNIYVIRAIVPESVALLRTRCTVEMGPLGGLDHAALCGAVRGRDGIIAPVLPLDAAVLEALAPTCKIIACYGVGFDHVDVAAATRLGIWVTHNPGLVTEDTADLAMALMLGVARRLRECDAFVRSGEQPWGLLLKIGQRVSGKTLGLVGGGRIAQAVAQRAAGFGMRLIYTAHRPRRDFEARTGARFMEKNALLATADFVSLHVPLTTETRHYIGRRELEIMPRHAILINTARGPVVDEDALAAALQKGDIAGAGLDVFEREPQIHPGLRDLPNVLLTPHKGATTMDGFISMGNSCAEKIFAALDGRVPPDCLNPEARQG; encoded by the coding sequence ATGTCTCAGCCGAATATCTATGTAATCCGTGCCATTGTTCCGGAATCTGTGGCTTTATTGCGCACCCGCTGCACGGTGGAGATGGGCCCCCTGGGCGGACTCGACCACGCGGCCCTTTGCGGAGCCGTACGCGGTCGGGACGGCATTATTGCCCCGGTGCTGCCGCTGGACGCGGCAGTGCTGGAAGCTCTGGCCCCTACCTGTAAAATCATTGCCTGCTACGGTGTGGGGTTTGACCATGTGGACGTGGCCGCAGCCACCCGCCTGGGCATCTGGGTGACGCACAACCCCGGCCTGGTCACCGAAGATACGGCCGACCTGGCCATGGCCCTCATGCTAGGGGTGGCCCGACGCCTGCGCGAGTGCGACGCTTTTGTGCGCAGCGGCGAACAACCCTGGGGCCTGCTGCTCAAAATCGGGCAGCGGGTCAGCGGCAAAACCCTGGGCCTGGTGGGCGGCGGGCGCATCGCCCAGGCCGTGGCCCAACGAGCCGCCGGTTTCGGTATGCGGCTTATCTATACGGCGCACCGGCCCCGGCGGGATTTTGAAGCCCGGACCGGGGCGCGCTTTATGGAAAAAAACGCCCTGCTGGCCACGGCAGACTTCGTAAGTCTGCACGTTCCGCTAACCACCGAAACCCGGCACTACATCGGCCGACGTGAGCTGGAAATCATGCCCCGTCACGCCATCCTCATCAATACGGCGCGGGGGCCGGTGGTGGACGAAGACGCCCTGGCAGCAGCCCTCCAAAAGGGCGATATTGCCGGAGCCGGTCTGGACGTGTTTGAGCGTGAGCCGCAGATCCATCCCGGTCTGCGTGACTTGCCCAACGTGCTGCTGACCCCGCATAAAGGCGCTACCACCATGGACGGCTTTATCAGCATGGGCAACAGCTGTGCAGAAAAAATTTTCGCCGCCCTGGACGGTCGCGTGCCCCCGGACTGCCTTAATCCCGAAGCCCGGCAAGGCTGA
- a CDS encoding hybrid sensor histidine kinase/response regulator: protein MRVLIVDDEAAFARPLAERLSLRGVETATAADAPEALASLERQDCDLIFLDVGLPGMDGVALLKVLREKYPRTDVVMLSGAADMGKAVQAMRRGALNWLSKPVRLDDVLAECRKADERARAREEAARLAEAARWRSLGRVAEGVAHEVNNPLNIIVQAAGLVRDCLDAPEAAALPEVDEAREAVALIRTQSLRVREITRKLLMVGHGLDPRTGPLDVAAAIDAVLELLHARVEQSGVVCRIALPDGPARPLGSLPELRQILLHLVENALDAMPQGGTLHIRGSVRREAAQDRGWYDLWVEDNGPGIAAEVLPHIFEPFFSTRTLQSRPQTPDQTSGQGQSLGRYAGLGLAVARSLAQARNGALTAVNRPEGGASFCLSLPLADA, encoded by the coding sequence ATGCGGGTGCTTATTGTGGACGACGAGGCCGCCTTTGCCCGCCCCCTGGCGGAGCGCCTCAGCCTGCGCGGCGTGGAAACGGCCACGGCGGCGGATGCCCCGGAGGCGTTGGCCTCTTTGGAACGGCAGGATTGCGATCTGATCTTTCTGGATGTGGGCCTGCCGGGCATGGACGGCGTGGCGCTGCTTAAAGTTTTACGTGAAAAATATCCGCGCACGGATGTGGTCATGCTCTCCGGCGCAGCAGACATGGGTAAAGCCGTACAGGCCATGCGGCGTGGGGCGCTGAACTGGCTTTCCAAGCCTGTACGTCTGGACGATGTGCTGGCCGAATGCCGCAAGGCCGACGAGCGCGCCCGCGCCAGGGAGGAGGCCGCCCGGCTGGCCGAGGCCGCCCGTTGGCGCAGTCTGGGCCGGGTGGCTGAAGGCGTGGCCCACGAGGTCAACAACCCTCTGAACATCATTGTGCAGGCCGCTGGCCTGGTGCGGGACTGTCTGGACGCGCCCGAAGCCGCGGCCCTGCCCGAAGTGGACGAGGCGCGTGAGGCCGTGGCCCTCATCCGCACGCAGAGTCTGCGCGTACGTGAAATTACCAGAAAGCTGCTCATGGTGGGGCACGGCCTGGACCCGCGCACCGGCCCCCTGGACGTGGCTGCTGCCATAGACGCGGTACTGGAGCTCTTGCACGCCCGTGTGGAGCAGAGCGGCGTGGTCTGCCGCATTGCCCTGCCGGACGGCCCGGCCCGGCCGTTGGGATCCCTGCCGGAACTGCGTCAGATTCTGCTGCATCTGGTGGAAAATGCGCTGGACGCCATGCCGCAAGGCGGGACGTTGCACATACGGGGATCCGTGCGTCGGGAGGCGGCGCAGGATCGGGGCTGGTACGACCTCTGGGTGGAGGACAACGGCCCCGGCATTGCGGCCGAAGTTTTGCCTCATATCTTTGAACCCTTCTTCAGCACGCGGACGCTGCAAAGCCGCCCGCAGACGCCGGACCAGACCTCTGGACAGGGGCAGTCCCTAGGCCGGTATGCAGGCCTGGGCCTGGCCGTAGCCCGTTCGCTGGCTCAGGCCCGCAATGGCGCGCTGACGGCCGTCAACCGCCCCGAAGGGGGGGCCAGTTTTTGCCTCAGTCTGCCTCTGGCGGACGCATAG
- a CDS encoding amino acid ABC transporter ATP-binding protein, protein MIIINDVSKWYGDFNVLRHCTTRINKGEVVVVCGPSGSGKSTLIKTVNGLEPVQEGQIFVNGTEVTSKKTNLAELRSHVGMVFQHFELFPHLNILHNLILAQEKVLKRKRQEAMEKAVALLTRVGLEAQMKKYPSQLSGGQQQRVAIARALCMDPVAMLFDEPTSALDPEMINEVLDVMVELAYEGMTMMVVTHEMGFARKVAHRVLFMEDGQILEDTPKERFFEAPQTQRAKDFLASIISH, encoded by the coding sequence GTGATCATCATCAACGACGTTTCCAAATGGTACGGCGACTTCAACGTGCTGCGCCACTGCACCACCCGCATCAATAAAGGGGAGGTGGTGGTGGTCTGTGGACCTTCCGGATCGGGCAAATCCACGCTGATCAAGACGGTCAACGGCCTTGAGCCGGTGCAGGAAGGGCAGATATTCGTCAACGGCACCGAAGTGACCAGCAAAAAAACCAATTTGGCCGAACTGCGCAGCCATGTGGGCATGGTCTTTCAGCATTTTGAGCTTTTTCCTCACCTGAACATCCTGCACAACCTTATTCTGGCGCAGGAAAAAGTGCTTAAACGCAAGCGCCAGGAAGCCATGGAAAAAGCCGTAGCCCTGCTCACTCGGGTGGGGCTGGAAGCGCAGATGAAAAAATATCCCTCCCAGCTTTCCGGCGGACAGCAGCAACGCGTGGCCATTGCCCGCGCCCTGTGCATGGACCCGGTGGCCATGCTCTTTGACGAACCCACCTCGGCCCTGGACCCGGAAATGATCAACGAAGTGCTGGACGTTATGGTGGAGCTGGCCTACGAAGGCATGACCATGATGGTGGTGACCCACGAAATGGGCTTTGCCCGCAAAGTGGCCCACCGAGTCCTTTTTATGGAAGACGGCCAAATTCTGGAAGATACGCCCAAGGAACGCTTTTTTGAAGCGCCGCAGACCCAGCGGGCCAAAGACTTTTTGGCCAGCATTATTTCACATTGA
- a CDS encoding PaaI family thioesterase, with translation MENYVAKHDKLMRLLQMHIESATPEHAVVTMPLTPDHRNGMGFAHGGAIFSLADVAFGAAANAGKLTGVVSLSTAIEFLRPGKTGPLRAEAIAVRRGAHIQSYDVMVYDSDGSLIARCMASGYQTDIALPA, from the coding sequence ATGGAAAACTATGTGGCAAAACACGACAAACTCATGCGTCTGCTCCAGATGCACATTGAAAGCGCCACGCCGGAACACGCCGTGGTCACCATGCCCCTTACCCCTGACCACCGCAACGGCATGGGCTTTGCCCACGGCGGGGCCATCTTTTCCCTGGCCGACGTGGCCTTCGGTGCAGCGGCCAATGCCGGCAAGCTGACCGGCGTGGTGAGCCTTTCCACGGCCATCGAATTTCTGCGCCCCGGCAAAACCGGCCCCCTGCGCGCCGAAGCCATTGCCGTACGCCGCGGCGCGCACATCCAGAGCTATGACGTCATGGTCTATGACAGTGATGGATCTCTCATTGCCCGCTGCATGGCTTCCGGCTACCAGACTGACATTGCCCTGCCCGCATAG